Genomic segment of Myxococcus stipitatus:
TGTCCTCCTCGGAGCTTCGCGGATTCACCACGCGGTGGGTGGTGGCGGGGATGATTTCGTTCGTCACGCGACTGAGCATGTCGCCCGAGTCCACGACAATCTGCCCGCGCAGCGTGTCCACTGGCAGCCACTCGCCATCGCGCGTGAGCAACTCCAGGCCGGACGCGGTGCCCTCGCACAGGAGGGTGATGAGGTTGATGTCCTCGTGCTCGGCGGCGCGGACTCCGCCGGGGATGAAGCGCTCGCGCAGGGGCGGGTAGTGGATGAGGCGCAGCACGGAGTTCCCCTCCGTGGCCATGTCGCTGAACGTGGGGCGCGGCACATCGAAGAACTCGGCCAGGGCCTGCAGCATCATCTTCGCGGCGCCATCCAGCTCGCGGAACAGGGCCATCGTGTGCTCGCGGAAGGTGGGGACCTCGGAGGGCCACACATTGGCGCCGTAGTGCTTCAGGTACGGATGGCCCGCGGGGAGCTCGCGGCCCACGTGCCAGAACTCCTTCAGGTCGCCGACCTTGCGGTCCTTCGCGTGCTCCTGGCCGAAGCCGGTGTAGCCGCGCTGCCCGGCGAGCTCCGGCACCGCGTAGCGCGTCTTCACGTCGTCAGGGAGCTGGAAGAGCTTCTCCACGTCCGCATAGGTGCGGCGGATGAGGCCGTCGTCGATGCCGTGGCCCACCATGGACACGAAGCCGAACTCGCGGAGCCCCTCGCCGAAGGTGTGGACGAAGCGGGCGCGCTCGGTGGGGGTACCGGAGCGATAGTGGGACAGGTCGATGAGGGGGATGCGGCGTGCGGTACTGGACATGGGGCGCGCACTTTAGACGAGCGTGATGGATTGTCGGCACCGTCAGCGTCGTGCGGCCGACCGTCCCCCTGCCCCGGCGCACCGGCTTGCGTGTCACCAGGCGACATCCCCCTGGCGGCGCCAGTGGCCAGTGCCGCACCCGGATGCCCAGACTCTCCTGGCAGCCCCGGGAGAGTGGCATGGCCGAGGTGAGCAGCGGTGAATCGTGCGAGGCATGCGGCCAACGACATGGGCCCTCGCGGTCTTGCCCGACGCTGGTGCGTGAGGAGAAGAGCGATGGCGCCGCGCGTCCCCGGTGTACTCCGGCGAGCGGGGAGACGGATCCACTGGTAGGGGCCCGGCTGGGCAGCTTCCGGCTCGTGCGCCGGCTGGGACGCGGCGGCATGGGCACCGTGTATCTGGGCGAGCACGTGTCCATCGGCAGCCGGGTGGCGGTGAAGGTCCTCCACGAGC
This window contains:
- a CDS encoding isopenicillin N synthase family dioxygenase, with product MSSTARRIPLIDLSHYRSGTPTERARFVHTFGEGLREFGFVSMVGHGIDDGLIRRTYADVEKLFQLPDDVKTRYAVPELAGQRGYTGFGQEHAKDRKVGDLKEFWHVGRELPAGHPYLKHYGANVWPSEVPTFREHTMALFRELDGAAKMMLQALAEFFDVPRPTFSDMATEGNSVLRLIHYPPLRERFIPGGVRAAEHEDINLITLLCEGTASGLELLTRDGEWLPVDTLRGQIVVDSGDMLSRVTNEIIPATTHRVVNPRSSEEDTVRYSLPFFCHPYSDCVLKPLPCTETPDNPARHAPITAGDFLHQRLRENGLLK